In Pelosinus sp. UFO1, one genomic interval encodes:
- a CDS encoding bifunctional enoyl-CoA hydratase/phosphate acetyltransferase translates to MYCSYDEIVAEIKNRGQVMISVAVAQDKEVLSAIKMVQEVGIAQAILVGDAALITPMLAEVGLSNETKIIHEADITKAAQKAVSIVKRGQAQVLMKGLINSSDFLRAVLHKEEGLRTGRLLSHLGAFEIPGQKKLLFITDGGMNIAPTVEEKKEILLNSMLALQAMGIKEPHVAVLTANEVVNGKMPATVDAQTLTQMSAAGQFPLGIIEGPIALDVAVSQDAAKHKGITSKVSGNVDLILVPNIETGNALGKSLIYFANSKMAGIVLGATHPIVMTSRSETPEGKMNSIALACLVNSNIS, encoded by the coding sequence TTGTACTGCTCTTATGACGAAATAGTAGCGGAAATTAAAAATCGCGGTCAGGTAATGATTAGCGTAGCCGTGGCCCAGGATAAAGAGGTATTGTCTGCGATTAAAATGGTGCAAGAAGTTGGTATTGCTCAGGCTATCTTAGTAGGCGATGCTGCTTTAATTACCCCTATGCTTGCAGAAGTTGGGCTATCTAATGAAACCAAAATCATTCATGAAGCAGATATAACGAAAGCTGCACAAAAGGCAGTTTCCATAGTGAAACGCGGTCAAGCCCAGGTATTGATGAAAGGTTTAATTAATAGTAGTGATTTCTTGCGAGCTGTGCTTCATAAAGAAGAAGGTTTGCGAACAGGTAGACTACTTAGCCACCTCGGAGCATTTGAAATTCCAGGTCAAAAGAAACTTTTGTTTATTACGGATGGTGGGATGAATATTGCTCCTACCGTAGAAGAAAAAAAAGAAATCCTCCTTAACTCTATGTTGGCTTTGCAGGCGATGGGCATTAAAGAACCTCATGTAGCAGTATTAACTGCCAATGAAGTGGTAAATGGAAAAATGCCTGCCACGGTGGATGCACAAACCCTAACCCAAATGAGTGCAGCTGGCCAGTTCCCTTTAGGGATTATCGAAGGTCCGATTGCTCTTGATGTAGCAGTAAGTCAAGATGCGGCAAAACATAAAGGTATTACCAGCAAAGTGTCAGGAAATGTGGATTTAATTTTAGTACCGAATATCGAAACGGGGAATGCTCTGGGGAAATCTCTGATTTATTTTGCGAATAGCAAAATGGCAGGGATTGTATTAGGGGCAACCCATCCGATTGTTATGACTTCACGGTCTGAAACACCGGAAGGGAAAATGAATTCTATTGCCCTAGCATGTTTAGTAAATAGTAATATTTCATAA
- a CDS encoding thiamine pyrophosphate-dependent enzyme encodes MEVIFKRTTGLTGIPFHYCPGCTHGIIHRIIGEVMEELGIIEDTIGVAPVGCAGFSLDFFSCDFVGAAHGRAQAVATGIKRSLPDKMVFTYQGDGDIAAIGTAHAIHVAARGEKITSIMVNNAVFGMTGGQMAPTTLPGQVTTTSPYGRDCALSGSPIDLPKTVATLEGAVYVAAVSVDSPKNIFAAKKAIKRAFQVQQLGLGFSLVSILSTCPTNWGLSPVDSLKWLQEKMLPLYQMGELKVPEEVKGL; translated from the coding sequence ATGGAAGTTATATTTAAAAGAACAACAGGCTTAACCGGAATTCCCTTTCATTACTGCCCAGGGTGTACCCATGGAATTATTCATCGTATCATTGGGGAAGTAATGGAGGAACTAGGTATTATTGAAGACACAATTGGTGTAGCTCCTGTAGGGTGCGCCGGTTTTTCCTTAGACTTCTTTAGCTGTGACTTTGTGGGAGCAGCCCATGGAAGGGCTCAAGCTGTGGCTACTGGGATAAAACGTTCTCTACCGGATAAAATGGTATTTACTTACCAAGGGGATGGAGATATTGCTGCTATTGGTACTGCTCATGCTATACATGTTGCAGCCCGGGGTGAAAAGATTACATCTATTATGGTAAATAATGCAGTATTTGGTATGACAGGTGGACAAATGGCGCCAACTACTCTTCCAGGTCAAGTTACGACTACCAGCCCTTATGGGCGAGATTGCGCTTTATCTGGATCACCGATAGATTTGCCTAAAACCGTAGCTACCTTAGAAGGGGCAGTCTATGTAGCAGCCGTATCTGTTGATTCTCCTAAAAACATTTTTGCTGCCAAAAAAGCCATAAAAAGGGCTTTTCAAGTTCAACAATTAGGACTAGGATTTTCCTTGGTTAGTATTTTATCAACCTGTCCAACAAACTGGGGCTTATCTCCTGTGGACAGTTTAAAATGGTTACAGGAAAAAATGTTACCTCTTTATCAAATGGGAGAACTTAAGGTTCCTGAGGAGGTAAAAGGATTATGA
- the fumC gene encoding class II fumarate hydratase — translation MEYRIEKDSMGEIKVPADKLWGAQTQRSFENFRIGIEKMPYELVGVFAILKKAAALVNEKLGVLDTKRSQAIVKACDEVLAGKLDGNFPLAVWQTGSGTQFNMNINEVLAHRATQLLAEGAEPLVVHPNDHVNKSQSSNDIFPTAIHVAGVTLVIDKLLPAIASLKETLDQKSKEFSEIIKIGRTHLMDATPLTMGQEISGWVRMLERNEEMLTIGINFMRDLAMGGTAVGTGINSPMNFGELVAAEITKLTGKEFRTAPNKFHALTSKDEVVVVHGMMKALAADLMKIANDVRWLASGPRCGIGEIKIPENEPGSSIMPAKVNPTQSEALTMIVAQVFGNDTTISFAASQGNFQLNVFMPVIVYNFLQSIRLLSDGMNSFNVNCAVGIQANTEIIDFYLHQSLILITGLVPLIGYDKAAQIAKSAVKEGITLKESALATGWVSEAQYEEYMNPTILVKPR, via the coding sequence ATGGAATATCGTATTGAGAAAGATTCAATGGGAGAAATAAAAGTGCCAGCGGATAAATTATGGGGAGCCCAAACACAACGTAGTTTTGAAAATTTTCGTATTGGAATAGAAAAGATGCCCTATGAGTTAGTTGGTGTATTTGCCATATTAAAGAAAGCAGCTGCCTTAGTAAATGAGAAACTAGGTGTACTTGATACAAAACGCTCTCAGGCCATCGTTAAGGCTTGTGATGAGGTGTTAGCCGGAAAACTAGATGGCAACTTTCCTCTTGCCGTGTGGCAAACGGGAAGTGGCACTCAGTTTAATATGAATATAAATGAAGTATTGGCACATAGAGCGACTCAGTTGCTAGCCGAAGGAGCAGAGCCTTTAGTCGTTCATCCCAATGATCATGTGAATAAATCCCAAAGCTCTAATGATATTTTCCCTACGGCGATTCATGTTGCCGGCGTAACATTAGTGATTGATAAACTATTACCTGCAATTGCCTCTTTAAAAGAAACGTTAGATCAGAAATCAAAAGAATTCAGTGAAATCATAAAAATTGGCAGAACTCATTTAATGGATGCGACACCTCTTACTATGGGACAGGAAATAAGCGGTTGGGTGCGGATGTTAGAACGGAACGAAGAAATGCTGACCATAGGTATTAACTTTATGCGGGACTTGGCCATGGGAGGAACGGCTGTTGGGACTGGTATTAATTCCCCTATGAACTTTGGCGAACTCGTTGCTGCAGAAATTACCAAGTTAACGGGCAAGGAATTTCGTACAGCTCCTAATAAATTTCATGCGTTAACAAGTAAAGATGAGGTAGTCGTCGTTCATGGTATGATGAAGGCATTAGCTGCTGATTTAATGAAGATTGCCAATGATGTTCGTTGGCTTGCAAGTGGTCCACGGTGCGGTATTGGAGAGATTAAAATACCCGAGAATGAGCCAGGCAGCTCCATTATGCCTGCAAAAGTCAATCCAACTCAATCCGAAGCATTGACAATGATTGTTGCCCAGGTATTTGGTAATGACACCACAATTTCTTTTGCTGCTAGCCAAGGAAACTTTCAATTAAATGTATTTATGCCTGTCATTGTTTATAATTTCTTGCAGTCCATTCGGCTACTTTCGGATGGGATGAACTCTTTTAATGTTAATTGTGCGGTAGGTATACAGGCAAATACTGAGATTATTGATTTTTATTTGCACCAATCACTAATACTTATTACAGGCTTAGTACCCCTAATTGGTTATGATAAGGCAGCCCAAATTGCTAAAAGTGCGGTAAAGGAAGGCATTACATTAAAAGAATCTGCCTTAGCCACAGGGTGGGTTAGTGAAGCACAGTATGAAGAATATATGAATCCTACAATCTTGGTAAAACCAAGATAG
- a CDS encoding ferredoxin family protein → MSKVVVLREYCKSCGLCVDICPKQVLAIGDTTNQKGYYAVVVKDESKCIGCAMCGAMCPDVALEVSRKKRS, encoded by the coding sequence ATGTCAAAAGTTGTTGTATTACGGGAGTACTGTAAGAGTTGCGGCTTGTGCGTAGATATCTGCCCCAAACAGGTACTAGCCATTGGTGATACGACCAATCAAAAGGGATATTATGCAGTTGTGGTAAAAGATGAATCAAAATGTATAGGGTGCGCTATGTGCGGAGCGATGTGTCCTGATGTAGCATTGGAAGTTTCTCGGAAGAAAAGGAGCTGA
- a CDS encoding 2-oxoacid:acceptor oxidoreductase family protein: MIDTIILSGFGGQGVMFIGKVLAYAAMEKELQVCWIPSYGPEMRGGTANCSVIISDEEIHSPVIEKADVAIVLNQPSYDKFLSRIKPGGALVVNSSIVESTAARHDIKLISLPATEIANELGKPALANMVCLGALIPSLKLLNLNAIEKAMHEVVGKKKPELFAVNMEAIKKGLDR; this comes from the coding sequence ATGATTGATACCATTATATTATCAGGATTTGGTGGTCAAGGTGTCATGTTTATTGGTAAAGTACTAGCATACGCAGCCATGGAAAAAGAGTTACAAGTTTGTTGGATTCCTTCTTACGGCCCTGAAATGCGGGGCGGGACTGCCAACTGTTCTGTGATTATTTCCGACGAAGAAATTCACTCACCAGTAATTGAAAAAGCAGATGTGGCGATCGTTCTCAATCAACCTTCCTATGATAAATTTCTATCACGGATTAAACCGGGTGGTGCGCTTGTCGTTAATTCTTCGATTGTAGAAAGTACTGCTGCTCGCCATGATATTAAACTTATTTCCCTGCCAGCAACAGAGATTGCCAACGAATTAGGAAAACCAGCCTTAGCTAATATGGTATGTCTGGGGGCGCTTATTCCAAGCTTGAAGTTACTCAATCTTAATGCCATAGAGAAAGCGATGCATGAAGTAGTGGGTAAGAAAAAACCAGAACTCTTTGCCGTTAATATGGAGGCAATAAAAAAAGGGTTAGATCGGTAA
- a CDS encoding diaminopimelate decarboxylase, which produces MAEKTLPFTKIELEEIIKKYPTPFHIYDEQAIRNNVRKLLAAFSWAPGFKEYFAVKATPNPHILKVLREEGVGADCSSLPELILSEQAGITGEEIVFSSNDTPVEDYQAAKKLGAIINLDDISHIEYLEKHVGLPDILSFRYNPGPLLEGGNDIIGYPEEAKYGLTREQILEAYKIVQSKGVKRFALHTMVISNELNSDSFVATANMMFDLVIEVYEKLGIRIEMIDLGGGIGIPYRPEQEAVDLDVVSQGVRKAYEEKIVAKGLHPLKITMECGRMITGPYGYLVSTVLHKKEIYKNYVGLDSCMANLMRPALYGSYHHITVVGKENAPLDHVYDVTGSLCENNDKFAIDRNLPRIDIGDIIVMHDAGAHGHAMGFNYNGKLRSAELLLKGDGQVQMIRRAETIGDYFATLDFEKTEIKLAAATKK; this is translated from the coding sequence ATGGCAGAAAAAACATTACCCTTTACAAAGATTGAACTAGAAGAAATTATAAAAAAATATCCAACACCATTTCATATTTATGATGAGCAGGCCATTCGAAATAATGTTCGAAAATTATTGGCGGCTTTTTCCTGGGCGCCAGGATTTAAAGAATATTTTGCTGTAAAAGCAACACCAAATCCTCATATTTTAAAGGTGCTAAGAGAAGAAGGCGTTGGAGCTGACTGCAGTTCTCTGCCAGAACTTATTCTTTCTGAACAAGCTGGAATAACAGGAGAAGAAATTGTCTTTTCCTCCAACGATACACCAGTAGAAGATTACCAAGCGGCCAAAAAGCTGGGAGCTATTATTAATTTGGATGATATTAGCCACATTGAATATTTGGAGAAGCACGTTGGTTTACCTGACATCCTTTCCTTCCGCTACAATCCGGGTCCCTTATTGGAAGGTGGAAATGATATTATTGGGTATCCAGAGGAAGCAAAATATGGTTTAACGAGAGAACAAATTTTAGAAGCTTACAAAATTGTGCAAAGTAAAGGGGTAAAACGTTTTGCTCTGCATACCATGGTAATTTCTAATGAACTAAATTCAGATAGCTTTGTTGCAACGGCAAATATGATGTTTGATTTAGTAATTGAAGTGTATGAAAAATTAGGGATTCGGATTGAAATGATCGATTTGGGCGGTGGAATTGGTATTCCTTACCGTCCAGAACAAGAAGCTGTTGACCTAGATGTTGTCAGCCAAGGGGTGCGTAAGGCTTATGAAGAAAAAATTGTGGCGAAGGGACTACATCCTTTGAAAATTACCATGGAGTGTGGCAGAATGATAACAGGACCTTATGGTTATCTTGTATCTACTGTACTGCACAAAAAAGAGATTTATAAAAACTATGTAGGTCTTGATTCTTGCATGGCAAATTTAATGCGCCCAGCATTATATGGTTCCTATCATCATATTACGGTCGTGGGAAAAGAAAATGCTCCACTAGATCATGTATATGATGTAACAGGTTCACTTTGCGAAAATAATGATAAATTCGCTATTGACCGTAATTTACCTCGTATTGATATTGGTGACATTATTGTTATGCATGATGCGGGTGCTCATGGGCATGCAATGGGCTTTAATTACAATGGAAAATTGCGTTCCGCAGAATTATTATTAAAGGGTGACGGCCAGGTGCAGATGATTCGTCGGGCAGAAACCATTGGGGATTATTTTGCTACCTTGGATTTTGAAAAAACGGAAATAAAATTAGCAGCAGCTACTAAAAAATAA
- the vorB gene encoding 3-methyl-2-oxobutanoate dehydrogenase subunit VorB: MKKILIKGNEAIAEAAIQAGCKLFFGYPITPSTEVVEYLSKHLPKAGGTVLQGEDEVASINMCYGAATTGTRVMTATSSPGFSLKQEGMSYLAAAELPVVVVNVNRAGPGLGGLGPAQSDYFQCTKGGGHGDYRLIVLAPSKSQELYDFTMEAFDLADKYRNPVLIMADGFLGQMMEPVEIKERPQVELPPKDWVVDGCRGRQKRKIVSYSLTNEIGEANCLKWQDKYEKIKETEQRWEEFYTEDAEYLIVGYGTCGRIGKSVVLNARKAGIKLGLIRPITLWPFPEKGFAPYKEKIKGIVTVELNAGQMIEDVKLAIECRVPVYLCNRQGGMMPSENEILEFIGKVFDLSLVREA, from the coding sequence ATGAAAAAGATATTAATAAAAGGCAATGAAGCCATTGCAGAGGCGGCCATTCAAGCTGGCTGTAAATTGTTTTTTGGTTATCCAATAACCCCTTCTACAGAAGTGGTTGAATATTTGTCTAAGCATTTACCCAAGGCCGGAGGTACCGTGCTTCAAGGGGAAGATGAAGTTGCTTCGATTAATATGTGTTATGGTGCAGCAACAACAGGTACTCGCGTAATGACGGCTACCTCAAGCCCTGGCTTTAGCTTAAAGCAAGAGGGGATGTCTTACTTGGCGGCAGCTGAGCTGCCAGTGGTTGTGGTGAATGTCAATCGAGCTGGTCCTGGGTTAGGCGGACTGGGCCCTGCACAATCGGATTATTTCCAGTGTACCAAGGGAGGCGGCCATGGGGATTATCGGTTGATTGTTTTGGCACCATCTAAAAGTCAAGAGTTATACGATTTTACTATGGAAGCTTTTGACTTAGCGGATAAATACCGGAATCCTGTACTGATTATGGCAGATGGATTTTTGGGCCAAATGATGGAACCTGTAGAAATAAAAGAACGGCCACAGGTAGAACTTCCCCCAAAAGACTGGGTTGTAGACGGCTGCCGAGGACGGCAAAAGCGTAAGATAGTGAGTTATTCCTTAACGAATGAAATTGGGGAAGCAAATTGCCTAAAATGGCAGGATAAATATGAGAAGATCAAAGAGACAGAGCAGCGTTGGGAAGAATTTTATACCGAAGATGCAGAATATCTCATTGTAGGATATGGAACTTGCGGTCGCATTGGTAAAAGTGTAGTACTAAATGCTCGTAAGGCGGGAATTAAGCTAGGACTTATCCGTCCAATCACTTTATGGCCCTTTCCAGAAAAGGGATTTGCGCCCTATAAAGAAAAAATTAAGGGAATCGTCACAGTAGAGCTTAATGCAGGACAAATGATTGAAGACGTAAAGTTGGCAATCGAATGCCGTGTGCCTGTTTATTTGTGCAATCGGCAAGGGGGAATGATGCCTTCTGAAAATGAAATACTAGAGTTTATCGGGAAAGTTTTTGATTTGTCGCTGGTAAGGGAGGCATAA
- the buk gene encoding butyrate kinase, translating to MAKEYGAAERLLVINPGATSTKFAVYDGEKIVFKKTVEHSVADTSGFIKVVDQYEYRLRLILKQVAAEGVDIATLKAVVARGGILKPLKGGTYCISQDMVDDLKAAKFGEHASNLGAVMAYGLAETLKIPSYIVDPVSVDEMEPVARISGLPDLPRISLSHALNTKAVARKVANQLGKNYEDMNLIVAHLGTGVSVTPHKKGRMIDVNNAKEEGPFSPDRCGGLPVGQFLKLALSDKYTSAELREKLSNKGGIYAYLGTTDIREAFAMADGGNVEAKLVLDAFCYQVAKEIGAMATVLAGNVEHIILTGGIAHSERITDEIKNRVMFIAPVTVVPGEEELEALAFGALRVLRGQEPAQNYC from the coding sequence ATGGCTAAAGAATATGGGGCAGCGGAAAGGTTATTGGTAATTAACCCGGGGGCAACATCAACAAAATTTGCTGTATACGATGGAGAAAAAATAGTTTTTAAAAAGACCGTCGAGCATTCTGTAGCGGATACTAGTGGCTTCATAAAAGTAGTAGATCAGTATGAATATCGGTTGCGATTAATTTTAAAACAAGTAGCAGCAGAAGGGGTTGACATTGCCACGTTAAAAGCAGTGGTGGCGCGTGGTGGGATTTTGAAACCTCTTAAGGGCGGAACGTATTGTATTAGTCAAGATATGGTGGATGATCTCAAAGCAGCCAAATTTGGTGAACATGCTTCTAACTTGGGCGCTGTCATGGCTTATGGGCTAGCAGAAACATTGAAGATCCCTTCTTATATTGTTGATCCTGTTTCTGTAGATGAAATGGAACCAGTAGCGCGAATATCCGGTTTGCCTGATTTACCAAGGATCAGCCTATCCCATGCATTAAACACGAAAGCTGTTGCGCGTAAGGTGGCAAACCAACTAGGTAAAAACTATGAGGATATGAATCTAATTGTTGCTCATTTAGGAACAGGTGTTTCTGTAACACCGCATAAAAAGGGTAGAATGATTGATGTAAATAATGCAAAAGAAGAAGGGCCTTTTTCTCCAGATCGTTGTGGTGGACTGCCGGTAGGTCAATTTTTAAAGTTGGCTTTGTCAGATAAGTATACCTCGGCGGAGCTGCGAGAAAAATTAAGCAATAAAGGCGGAATCTATGCCTATCTTGGTACAACGGATATTCGAGAAGCATTTGCGATGGCAGATGGAGGTAATGTAGAAGCTAAGCTAGTATTAGATGCCTTTTGTTATCAAGTAGCCAAAGAAATTGGTGCTATGGCTACAGTGCTAGCAGGCAATGTAGAACATATCATTTTAACAGGGGGTATTGCTCATTCAGAACGTATTACTGATGAAATAAAGAATAGAGTTATGTTTATTGCTCCTGTGACCGTTGTACCAGGGGAAGAAGAACTAGAAGCATTAGCTTTTGGTGCCCTTAGAGTACTAAGAGGCCAGGAACCGGCACAGAATTATTGTTAG